A region of Solibacillus isronensis DNA encodes the following proteins:
- the citZ gene encoding citrate synthase, whose translation MSATKGLEGIVAAESKISSIIDDTLTYVGYGIDDLTNNATFEEVVFLLWNTRLPNAEELANLKEELAKNMEIPAAITDLFKSMPLNTVHPMAALRTAVSMLGAFDEEADVMEAEANYRKAIRLQAKIGTVVTTFARVRQGKEPVAPKPELGYAANFLYMLKGEEPAAIEIEAFDKALILHADHELNASTFTARVCVATLSDVYSGVTSAIGALKGPLHGGANEQVMKMLTEIGSIDNVETWVQNKLDNKEKIMGFGHRVYRKGDPRAPHLRVMSEKLTKLTGKPELYDMSVKIHDMIVEQKKLPANVDFFSASVYDSLGIEHDLFTPIFAVSRTSGWVAHILEQYANNRLIRPRAEYVGPDMQKYVPINER comes from the coding sequence AGAAGGTATCGTAGCAGCAGAATCGAAAATTTCTTCAATTATCGATGATACACTTACATATGTAGGGTATGGCATCGACGACCTAACTAACAATGCGACTTTTGAAGAAGTAGTATTCTTGTTATGGAACACGCGTTTACCAAACGCTGAAGAATTAGCTAACTTAAAAGAAGAACTAGCTAAAAATATGGAAATTCCAGCGGCAATCACAGATTTATTCAAATCTATGCCTTTAAACACAGTGCACCCAATGGCAGCACTTCGTACAGCTGTATCTATGTTAGGTGCATTTGACGAAGAAGCTGATGTTATGGAAGCTGAAGCAAACTACCGTAAAGCAATCCGTTTACAAGCGAAAATTGGTACAGTAGTAACTACTTTTGCACGTGTACGTCAAGGTAAAGAACCAGTTGCTCCAAAACCAGAATTAGGTTATGCAGCAAACTTCTTATATATGCTGAAAGGTGAAGAACCAGCAGCAATCGAAATTGAAGCATTCGATAAAGCGTTAATTTTACACGCTGACCATGAATTAAACGCTTCTACATTTACTGCACGTGTATGTGTTGCGACATTATCAGATGTATACTCTGGTGTAACTTCTGCAATCGGCGCATTAAAAGGCCCATTACACGGTGGTGCTAACGAGCAAGTTATGAAAATGTTAACTGAAATCGGTTCAATCGATAACGTTGAAACTTGGGTTCAAAACAAATTAGATAACAAAGAAAAAATCATGGGCTTCGGTCACCGCGTATACCGCAAAGGCGACCCACGTGCACCTCACTTACGTGTAATGTCTGAAAAGCTTACTAAATTAACAGGCAAACCAGAATTATACGATATGTCAGTGAAAATCCATGACATGATCGTTGAGCAAAAGAAATTACCTGCAAACGTAGACTTCTTCTCAGCATCAGTATATGATTCTTTAGGTATCGAGCATGACTTATTCACACCAATCTTCGCAGTATCTCGTACTTCAGGTTGGGTAGCGCACATTTTAGAGCAGTATGCAAACAACCGTCTAATCCGTCCACGTGCGGAGTATGTTGGTCCAGATATGCAAAAATACGTTCCAATTAACGAGCGCTAA